A section of the Saccharopolyspora gregorii genome encodes:
- a CDS encoding (Fe-S)-binding protein, whose amino-acid sequence MTDTEPDDVLRGGAFDALHPPQRELVDDCVHCGFCLPSCPTYDLWGEEMDSPRGRIYLMKEGLEGEPMTDTMVGHMDACLGCMACVSACPSGVQYGTLINETRAQIERNHTRGRWEKLLRTAIFTLFPHPRRLRALRGPLALYQRLRIGALLRRTGITDALPPHLRTMESLAPPITRAPRLGRRVPARGPRRATVGMITGCVQSAFFPDVNAATARVLAAEGCDVVIPPAQGCCGALSEHSGREAEATAFARALLDTFEQTRVDHVVINSAGCGSTLKDYPRLLRDDPHYAAKAERFAAQVRDITELLTELGPAATRHPLPAAVAYHDACHLSHGQGIRRQPRDLLRDIPGIELREIDRGELCCGSAGIYNLLQPDAARELGDRKAGHVRDTGAQLLVTANPGCSMQIRAALERRGEAMPMAHTVQVLDAAIRGVGVDGLLRG is encoded by the coding sequence ATGACCGACACCGAACCCGACGACGTGCTCCGCGGCGGAGCGTTCGACGCGCTGCACCCGCCGCAACGCGAACTCGTCGACGACTGCGTCCACTGCGGGTTCTGCCTGCCCAGCTGCCCCACCTACGACCTGTGGGGCGAAGAGATGGACTCGCCGCGCGGCCGCATCTACCTCATGAAGGAAGGCCTCGAAGGCGAACCCATGACCGACACCATGGTCGGCCACATGGACGCCTGCCTCGGCTGCATGGCCTGCGTCAGCGCCTGCCCCTCCGGAGTGCAGTACGGCACCCTCATCAACGAGACCCGCGCCCAGATCGAACGCAACCACACCCGCGGGCGCTGGGAGAAGCTGCTGCGCACCGCGATCTTCACCCTCTTCCCGCACCCGCGCAGGCTCCGCGCGCTCCGCGGACCCCTCGCCCTCTACCAACGGCTCCGCATCGGAGCACTGCTGCGCCGCACCGGGATCACCGACGCGCTGCCGCCTCACCTGCGCACCATGGAATCTCTCGCACCGCCCATCACCCGGGCGCCCCGGCTCGGCCGCCGCGTGCCCGCCCGCGGACCGCGCCGCGCCACCGTCGGCATGATCACCGGCTGCGTGCAGAGCGCCTTCTTCCCCGACGTCAACGCCGCCACCGCCCGCGTCCTCGCCGCCGAAGGGTGCGACGTCGTCATCCCACCCGCGCAAGGGTGCTGCGGCGCGCTCAGCGAACACTCCGGCCGCGAAGCCGAAGCCACCGCCTTCGCCCGCGCCCTCCTCGACACCTTCGAGCAGACCCGCGTCGACCACGTCGTCATCAACTCCGCGGGCTGCGGCTCCACCCTCAAGGACTACCCGCGGCTGCTGCGCGACGACCCGCACTACGCCGCCAAGGCCGAACGGTTCGCCGCCCAGGTCCGCGACATCACCGAACTGCTCACCGAACTCGGACCCGCCGCCACCCGGCACCCGCTGCCCGCCGCCGTCGCGTACCACGACGCCTGCCACCTCAGCCACGGCCAAGGCATCCGCCGCCAACCCCGCGACCTGCTGCGCGACATCCCCGGCATCGAACTCCGCGAAATCGATCGCGGCGAACTGTGCTGCGGCTCCGCCGGGATCTACAACCTGCTCCAACCCGACGCCGCCCGCGAACTCGGCGACCGCAAGGCCGGCCACGTCCGCGACACCGGCGCGCAACTGCTCGTCACCGCCAACCCCGGGTGCTCCATGCAGATCCGCGCCGCCCTCGAACGGCGCGGGGAAGCCATGCCGATGGCGCACACCGTGCAGGTGCTCGACGCGGCCATCCGCGGGGTGGGGGTGGACGGGTTGCTGCGGGGTTGA
- a CDS encoding L-lactate permease, translating into MYQQILAPLFGSLGWSALAAALPLLVLFALLGVARMTAWKASLIALAVALAVAVFVYPMPVDQALLSAVLGAAFGFFPILWIVINAIWIYQMTVTTGHFDVLQRSFSRVSGDRRIQAVIIAFCFGALLEALAGFGTPVAITTVMLLALGISPMTSAVVALVANTAPVAYGALASPLVTLASVTELPLDELGAMTGRQTPVLAVIVPMVLVGIIDGVRGVRETLPATLTCGITFAVAQFAAANYVSVPLTDIIAALLAAGATVLLLRVWTPRGAEPPATGGADGRGDVLRAYAPYLIIIAVFVVAQLGLVADLLETVTLKFGWPGLDVRDAGGDALSLTEFKLNWLSSAGSLLLIAGLITIPVIGIRARDALGRYGATYRQLALPIVTVMAVLAIAYVMNTSGQTATLGTWMAATGGLFAFLSPILGWLGVAVTGSDTSSNSLFGALQVTAAEQAGIEPMLAAAANGSGGVLGKMISPQNLAIAAGAVGMAGREGDLFRRVLPFSLGFLLLMCVLVALQSTPVLSWMT; encoded by the coding sequence GTGTACCAACAGATCCTGGCCCCGCTGTTCGGTTCGCTCGGCTGGAGCGCCCTCGCGGCCGCCCTGCCGCTGCTGGTCCTGTTCGCCCTGCTGGGCGTCGCGCGCATGACCGCGTGGAAGGCCTCGCTCATCGCGTTGGCCGTCGCGCTCGCGGTCGCGGTGTTCGTGTACCCGATGCCGGTCGACCAGGCCCTGCTGTCCGCCGTGCTCGGCGCGGCCTTCGGCTTCTTCCCGATCCTGTGGATCGTCATCAACGCGATCTGGATCTACCAGATGACCGTCACCACCGGGCACTTCGACGTGCTGCAGCGGAGCTTCTCCCGGGTCAGCGGGGACCGGCGGATCCAAGCGGTGATCATCGCGTTCTGCTTCGGCGCGCTGCTCGAAGCACTCGCCGGCTTCGGCACCCCGGTCGCGATCACCACGGTGATGCTGCTGGCGCTCGGGATCAGCCCCATGACCTCGGCCGTCGTGGCGCTCGTCGCGAACACCGCGCCCGTCGCCTACGGAGCGCTCGCCTCGCCGCTGGTCACGTTGGCCAGCGTCACCGAACTGCCGCTGGACGAGCTCGGCGCCATGACGGGCAGGCAGACCCCGGTTCTCGCGGTGATCGTGCCGATGGTGCTCGTCGGCATCATCGACGGGGTGCGGGGCGTGCGCGAAACCCTCCCGGCCACCCTCACCTGCGGCATCACCTTCGCCGTCGCCCAGTTCGCCGCCGCGAACTACGTGTCCGTGCCGCTGACCGACATCATCGCGGCGCTGCTCGCGGCCGGGGCGACCGTGCTGCTGCTGCGGGTGTGGACGCCGCGCGGAGCGGAACCGCCCGCGACCGGAGGCGCCGACGGGCGCGGTGACGTGCTCCGCGCCTACGCGCCATACCTGATCATCATCGCGGTGTTCGTCGTCGCCCAGCTCGGGCTCGTCGCCGACCTGCTCGAGACCGTCACGCTCAAGTTCGGCTGGCCAGGGCTGGACGTCCGCGACGCGGGCGGGGACGCGCTGTCGCTCACCGAGTTCAAGCTGAACTGGCTGTCCAGCGCCGGATCGTTGCTGCTGATCGCCGGGCTCATCACCATTCCGGTGATCGGGATCCGGGCGCGCGACGCGCTCGGCCGCTACGGCGCCACCTACCGGCAGCTCGCGTTGCCGATCGTCACCGTGATGGCGGTGCTCGCCATCGCCTACGTCATGAACACCTCGGGGCAGACCGCGACGCTCGGCACCTGGATGGCCGCCACCGGCGGGCTGTTCGCGTTCCTCTCGCCGATCCTCGGCTGGCTCGGCGTCGCCGTCACCGGATCCGACACCTCGTCGAACTCGCTGTTCGGGGCGCTGCAGGTGACCGCGGCCGAACAGGCCGGGATCGAACCGATGCTCGCGGCCGCCGCCAACGGATCCGGCGGTGTGCTCGGCAAGATGATCTCCCCGCAGAACCTGGCGATCGCCGCGGGAGCCGTCGGCATGGCCGGGCGTGAAGGGGACCTGTTCCGCCGCGTCCTGCCGTTCAGCCTCGGATTCCTGCTGCTGATGTGCGTGCTGGTGGCGTTGCAGTCGACGCCGGTGCTGTCCTGGATGACCTGA
- a CDS encoding acetyl-CoA C-acetyltransferase, translating into MSEALVYEAIRTPRGRGKKTGSLHGTKPISLVVGLVDELRRRHPGLDPELIDDLVLGVVSPMGDQGGDIAKTAALAAGLPDTVSGVQLNRFCASGLEAVNVAAQKVRSGWEDAVLAGGVESMSRVPMGSDGGAWAMDPETNFDTSFVPQGIGADLIATLEGFDRATIDAYAAESQNRAAKAWADGRFARSVVPVVDRNGRTVLDRDEHIRPGTTADSLGGLQPSFAAIGDMGGFDAVALQKYHWVERIDHVHTPGNSSGIVDGAALALIGSESLGDRTGLRPRARVVSTALSGADPTIMLTGPGPAVRKALAKAELTIDQIDLVEINEAFAAVPLRFMKEFDLPHEKVNVNGGAIAMGHPLGATGAMILGTLIDELERREQRYGVATLCVGGGMGIATVIERLG; encoded by the coding sequence ATGTCCGAGGCGCTCGTCTACGAAGCGATCCGCACCCCGCGCGGACGCGGCAAGAAAACCGGCTCGCTGCACGGGACCAAACCGATCAGCCTCGTCGTCGGACTCGTCGACGAACTCCGCAGGCGCCACCCGGGCCTCGACCCCGAGCTGATCGACGACCTCGTGCTCGGCGTCGTCTCCCCGATGGGCGACCAGGGCGGCGACATCGCCAAGACCGCCGCGCTCGCCGCCGGCCTGCCCGACACCGTCAGCGGCGTCCAGCTCAACCGCTTCTGCGCATCCGGGCTCGAAGCCGTCAACGTCGCCGCCCAGAAGGTCCGCTCCGGCTGGGAGGACGCCGTCCTCGCCGGCGGCGTCGAATCCATGTCGCGAGTGCCGATGGGCTCCGACGGCGGCGCCTGGGCGATGGACCCCGAGACGAACTTCGACACGTCCTTCGTGCCTCAGGGCATCGGCGCCGACCTGATCGCCACCCTCGAAGGCTTCGACCGCGCCACCATCGACGCCTACGCCGCCGAATCCCAGAACCGGGCCGCCAAGGCTTGGGCCGACGGCCGCTTCGCCCGCAGCGTGGTGCCGGTCGTCGACCGCAACGGCCGCACCGTGCTGGACCGCGACGAGCACATCCGGCCCGGTACCACCGCCGACTCCCTGGGCGGTCTCCAGCCGTCGTTCGCCGCCATCGGCGACATGGGCGGATTCGACGCGGTCGCCCTGCAGAAGTACCACTGGGTGGAGCGCATCGACCACGTGCACACCCCCGGCAACTCGTCCGGCATCGTCGACGGCGCCGCGCTCGCCCTCATCGGCAGCGAGAGCCTCGGCGACCGCACCGGCCTGCGCCCGCGCGCCCGCGTCGTCTCCACCGCGCTCAGCGGAGCCGACCCGACGATCATGCTCACCGGCCCCGGACCCGCCGTGCGCAAGGCGCTCGCCAAGGCCGAGCTGACCATCGACCAGATCGACCTGGTCGAGATCAACGAGGCCTTCGCCGCGGTGCCGCTGCGGTTCATGAAGGAATTCGACCTGCCGCACGAGAAGGTCAACGTCAACGGCGGCGCCATCGCCATGGGCCACCCGCTCGGCGCGACCGGTGCCATGATCCTCGGCACCCTCATCGACGAACTCGAACGCCGCGAGCAGCGCTACGGCGTGGCCACCCTGTGCGTCGGCGGCGGCATGGGCATCGCCACCGTCATCGAACGGCTCGGCTGA
- a CDS encoding 3-hydroxyacyl-CoA dehydrogenase NAD-binding domain-containing protein, whose protein sequence is MSDQSTIRWTEDADGIVVLTLDDPQQQANTMNDRYLRSMEETVQRLQAEREKITGVVITSAKSTFFAGGDLRDLVKVRPANVEEFAEVSATSKRQLRALETLGVPVVAALNGTALGGGLEIALACHHRIALDGPKTRFGLPEVTLGLLPGAGGVVRTVRMLGIADALLKVLTQGQRLRPEKAKEIGLVDEVVTDADALLDRAKQWIKDNPGAVQPWDEKGHKIPGGTPSNPKFAANLPAFPANLRKQLKGAPMPAPKNILAAAVEGAQVDFDTALEIEGRYFVDLASGQTSKNMSKAFFFDLQHINSGGSRPDGFERWTANKVAVLGGGMMGAGIAHVCAKAGMQVVLKDVSAAAAEKGKAYSEKILDKAVAKGRTTEAERDEVLARITPTDQNDQLTGCDLVIEAVFEDTALKHRVYGEIEDVIDGDALIASNTSTLPITSLAEGVRRREDFIGLHFFSPVDKMPLVEIIRGEQTSDRALARAFDVVQQIKKTPIVVNDSRGFFTSRVIGTFLNEGVSMLGEGIHPATVEQAANQAGFPAPVLQLFDELTLTLPRKIRAETKRALEAAGGTWSPHPADEILDRMVEEFERPGRSGGAGFYEYTDGVRAGLWPGLVDELGAGSIDPSEVVLEDLVERLLFIQAVETVRCLNEDVLRSVPDANIGSIFGIGFPAWTGGVVQYMNGYPGGLPGFVERARALAERYGERFTPPASLVRKAEAGESFDLGEPDAEIVSATSAA, encoded by the coding sequence ATGAGCGACCAGAGCACCATCCGCTGGACCGAGGACGCCGACGGCATCGTCGTGCTCACCCTCGACGACCCCCAGCAGCAGGCGAACACGATGAACGACCGCTACCTGCGGTCGATGGAAGAGACCGTGCAGCGCCTCCAGGCCGAGCGCGAGAAGATCACCGGCGTGGTGATCACCTCGGCGAAGAGCACCTTCTTCGCGGGCGGCGACCTGCGCGACCTCGTCAAGGTCCGCCCCGCCAACGTCGAGGAGTTCGCCGAGGTCAGCGCCACCAGCAAGCGGCAGCTGCGCGCCCTGGAGACGTTGGGCGTCCCGGTCGTCGCCGCGCTGAACGGCACCGCCCTCGGCGGCGGGCTGGAGATCGCCCTCGCCTGCCACCACCGCATCGCCCTCGACGGCCCGAAGACCCGCTTCGGCCTGCCCGAGGTCACCCTCGGCCTGCTGCCCGGCGCCGGCGGCGTCGTCCGCACGGTCCGCATGCTCGGCATCGCCGACGCCCTGCTCAAGGTCCTCACCCAGGGCCAGCGGCTGCGCCCGGAGAAGGCCAAGGAGATCGGCCTCGTCGATGAGGTCGTCACCGACGCCGACGCCCTCCTCGACCGCGCCAAGCAGTGGATCAAGGACAACCCCGGTGCCGTGCAGCCGTGGGACGAGAAGGGGCACAAGATCCCCGGCGGCACCCCGTCGAACCCGAAGTTCGCCGCGAACCTCCCCGCGTTCCCCGCGAACCTGCGCAAGCAGCTCAAGGGCGCCCCGATGCCCGCGCCGAAGAACATCCTCGCCGCCGCCGTCGAAGGCGCCCAGGTCGACTTCGACACCGCCCTGGAGATCGAAGGCCGCTACTTCGTCGACCTCGCCAGCGGCCAGACCTCGAAGAACATGAGCAAGGCGTTCTTCTTCGACCTCCAGCACATCAACTCCGGCGGCAGCAGGCCCGACGGGTTCGAACGCTGGACGGCGAACAAGGTCGCCGTGCTCGGCGGCGGAATGATGGGCGCGGGCATCGCCCACGTGTGCGCGAAGGCGGGCATGCAGGTGGTGCTCAAGGACGTCTCCGCGGCCGCCGCCGAGAAGGGCAAGGCCTACTCGGAGAAGATCCTCGACAAGGCCGTCGCCAAGGGCCGCACCACCGAGGCCGAACGCGACGAGGTCCTCGCCCGCATCACCCCCACCGACCAGAACGACCAGCTCACCGGCTGCGACCTGGTCATCGAGGCCGTGTTCGAGGACACCGCGCTCAAGCACCGGGTGTACGGCGAGATCGAAGACGTCATCGACGGCGACGCCCTCATCGCCTCCAACACCTCCACACTGCCGATCACCTCCCTCGCCGAAGGCGTGCGCCGCCGCGAGGACTTCATCGGCCTGCACTTCTTCTCGCCGGTCGACAAGATGCCGCTCGTCGAGATCATCCGCGGTGAGCAGACCAGCGACCGCGCGCTGGCCAGGGCGTTCGACGTCGTGCAGCAGATCAAGAAGACGCCGATCGTCGTCAACGACAGCCGCGGCTTCTTCACCAGCCGCGTCATCGGTACCTTCCTCAACGAGGGCGTGTCGATGCTCGGGGAGGGCATCCACCCGGCCACCGTCGAACAGGCCGCCAACCAGGCCGGATTCCCCGCGCCGGTGCTGCAGCTGTTCGACGAGCTCACCCTCACCCTGCCGCGCAAGATCCGAGCCGAGACCAAGCGCGCGCTCGAAGCCGCCGGCGGCACCTGGAGCCCGCATCCGGCCGACGAGATCCTCGACCGGATGGTGGAGGAGTTCGAGCGCCCCGGCCGGTCCGGCGGTGCCGGGTTCTACGAGTACACCGACGGCGTCCGCGCCGGGCTGTGGCCCGGACTCGTCGACGAGCTCGGCGCGGGCAGCATCGACCCGTCGGAGGTCGTGCTCGAGGACCTCGTCGAACGGCTGCTGTTCATCCAGGCCGTCGAAACGGTCCGCTGCCTGAACGAGGACGTGCTGCGGTCCGTGCCGGACGCCAACATCGGCTCGATCTTCGGCATCGGCTTCCCCGCGTGGACCGGGGGAGTGGTGCAGTACATGAACGGCTACCCCGGCGGCCTCCCCGGATTCGTCGAGCGCGCCCGGGCGCTCGCCGAGCGCTACGGGGAGCGCTTCACCCCGCCGGCATCCCTGGTTCGCAAGGCTGAAGCCGGCGAGTCGTTCGACCTCGGCGAGCCGGACGCCGAGATCGTCAGCGCTACCTCCGCGGCGTGA
- a CDS encoding TetR/AcrR family transcriptional regulator: protein MNVQHADDHSAPAGRRKRLPRAEREQQILAVAEQVFATNGYQASSMDDIANRIGLSKPMLYEYFGSKEGLLLACVERARRELLEATTEAAAGAGENAHQLLHDCLLAFFRFSDEHAQSWALLRTEAAIPLATVNTALEATRQQQTDLTARLLEASRPDLDQVQLEAFAESIIGACERLALWREKRSEITAEEATRHLMALISPSLVAQA from the coding sequence GTGAACGTGCAGCACGCCGACGACCACTCCGCCCCAGCAGGACGACGCAAACGCCTCCCCCGGGCGGAGCGGGAGCAGCAGATACTGGCCGTCGCCGAGCAGGTGTTCGCCACCAACGGCTACCAGGCCAGCTCCATGGACGACATCGCGAACCGGATCGGGCTGTCCAAACCGATGCTGTACGAGTACTTCGGCTCCAAGGAAGGGCTGCTGCTCGCCTGCGTCGAACGCGCCCGGCGCGAACTGCTCGAGGCCACCACCGAAGCCGCTGCCGGAGCCGGCGAGAACGCCCACCAGCTGCTGCACGACTGCCTGCTCGCCTTCTTCCGCTTCAGCGACGAGCACGCCCAGTCCTGGGCGCTGCTGCGCACCGAAGCCGCCATCCCGCTCGCCACCGTCAACACCGCGCTCGAAGCCACCCGGCAGCAGCAGACCGACCTCACCGCCCGGCTGCTCGAAGCGTCCCGGCCCGACCTGGACCAGGTGCAGCTGGAAGCCTTCGCCGAATCGATCATCGGCGCGTGCGAGCGGCTCGCGCTCTGGCGCGAGAAGCGCTCCGAGATCACCGCCGAAGAGGCCACCCGGCACCTGATGGCCCTGATCAGCCCGAGCCTCGTCGCGCAGGCCTGA
- a CDS encoding flavin-containing monooxygenase — protein sequence MTQASAQRYDTSVVIVGTGFAGIGTAIKLKEAGIHDFIVLEKDDDLGGTWRDNTYPGCACDVPSLMYSFSFEQNPNWSRLFAQQQEIWDYLQHCADKYGIREHIHYGVEFTGAEYDEDRRNWHVRTASGTEYVGRALVSGVGALHIPSYPEVDGIERFQGEVFHSAQWNHDYDLEGKRVAVIGTGASAIQFVPQVAEQAAKLHLFQRTPPWVQPKPDREIPRSIRTLFRRVPFAQRIARAAVYWVLELRSVAVLRSKLLGKISEHLAKRYIRSVVRDPRVREAVVPRYSMGCKRILLSSDYYPALNKPNVDLRTSGVAEVKENSIVTGDGEEHPVDAIIYGTGFHVTDAFDHLEIVGRGGRKLQDAWKNGMQAHLGITVSGFPNLFFLLGPNTGLGHNSVVFMIESQINYVLSCLRPILRGDVDQVDVRQSVQDEFNDRIQHQLGGAVWSAGGCQSWYLDVNGVNRTIWPGFTWNYWLRTRKADPADFEVTAASGHR from the coding sequence ATGACACAGGCGTCGGCACAGCGGTACGACACGTCCGTCGTCATCGTGGGCACCGGGTTCGCCGGCATCGGCACGGCGATCAAGCTCAAGGAAGCGGGCATCCACGACTTCATCGTGCTCGAGAAGGACGACGACCTCGGTGGCACCTGGCGCGACAACACCTACCCGGGCTGCGCCTGCGACGTCCCGTCGCTGATGTACTCGTTCTCCTTCGAGCAGAACCCGAACTGGTCCAGGCTGTTCGCCCAGCAGCAGGAGATCTGGGACTACCTCCAGCACTGCGCCGACAAGTACGGCATTCGCGAGCACATCCACTACGGGGTCGAGTTCACCGGCGCCGAGTACGACGAAGACCGCCGCAACTGGCACGTGCGCACCGCCTCCGGCACCGAGTACGTCGGCCGCGCGCTCGTCTCCGGCGTCGGCGCCCTCCACATCCCCAGCTATCCGGAAGTCGACGGCATCGAGCGCTTCCAGGGCGAGGTGTTCCACTCCGCGCAGTGGAACCACGACTACGACCTCGAAGGCAAGCGGGTCGCCGTCATCGGCACCGGTGCCAGTGCCATCCAGTTCGTGCCCCAGGTCGCCGAGCAGGCCGCCAAGCTGCACCTGTTCCAGCGGACCCCGCCGTGGGTGCAGCCCAAGCCCGACCGCGAGATCCCGCGGAGCATCCGCACGCTGTTCCGCCGCGTCCCGTTCGCGCAGCGCATCGCGCGCGCCGCCGTCTACTGGGTCCTCGAACTCCGCTCCGTCGCCGTGCTGCGCAGCAAACTGCTGGGGAAGATCTCCGAACACCTCGCCAAGCGCTACATCCGCAGCGTCGTGCGCGACCCGCGGGTGCGCGAGGCCGTCGTCCCGCGCTACTCCATGGGCTGCAAGCGGATCCTGCTCTCCAGCGACTACTACCCGGCGCTGAACAAGCCCAACGTCGACCTGCGCACCAGCGGCGTCGCCGAGGTCAAGGAGAACTCGATCGTCACCGGCGACGGCGAGGAGCACCCCGTCGACGCCATCATTTACGGCACCGGATTCCACGTCACCGACGCATTCGACCACCTCGAGATCGTCGGGCGCGGCGGGCGCAAGCTGCAGGACGCCTGGAAGAACGGCATGCAGGCGCACCTGGGCATCACCGTCTCCGGCTTCCCCAACCTGTTCTTCCTGCTCGGCCCGAACACCGGCCTCGGGCACAACTCGGTCGTGTTCATGATCGAATCGCAGATCAACTACGTGCTCAGCTGCCTGCGGCCGATCCTGCGCGGCGACGTCGACCAGGTCGACGTGCGGCAATCCGTGCAGGACGAGTTCAACGACAGGATCCAGCACCAGCTCGGCGGGGCCGTCTGGTCCGCCGGTGGCTGCCAGAGCTGGTACCTCGACGTCAACGGCGTCAACCGCACCATCTGGCCCGGCTTCACCTGGAACTACTGGCTGCGCACCCGCAAGGCCGACCCGGCGGACTTCGAGGTCACCGCCGCGTCCGGGCACCGTTGA
- a CDS encoding DUF6319 family protein — translation MPQARTLTSDEISGLRDELTSGGTPTVWFTATAVGVPEGRSGKVVALDDPAEGDFIQIRPAGSKDVLSFSAAEVTVVKPPRKRKETQPVAARTPEPPRAAATAPEPQPATPQPAAKTREPQPAAKPVPAADDTSKSAPTANRRKPKPPAGATVILTADQAGQWNVEVSTGKKRVLRPTPVSTSAVAQAAKSLHEEVAAAVEPLLEAAREQQRERVEQLERQLAEAQRMLHELTE, via the coding sequence ATGCCACAGGCCCGCACGCTGACGTCCGACGAGATCAGCGGACTCCGCGACGAACTCACCTCCGGCGGCACGCCGACCGTGTGGTTCACCGCCACCGCCGTCGGAGTGCCCGAAGGGCGCTCCGGCAAGGTCGTCGCCCTCGACGATCCGGCCGAAGGCGACTTCATCCAGATCCGCCCGGCCGGGTCCAAGGACGTGCTGTCCTTCTCCGCCGCCGAGGTGACCGTCGTCAAACCGCCGCGCAAGCGGAAGGAAACGCAACCCGTCGCCGCCCGCACTCCCGAACCACCGCGAGCCGCGGCCACCGCGCCCGAACCACAGCCCGCCACGCCGCAACCGGCCGCGAAGACCCGCGAACCGCAACCGGCCGCCAAGCCGGTGCCCGCCGCCGACGACACCTCGAAATCAGCCCCGACGGCGAACCGGCGCAAGCCGAAACCGCCCGCCGGCGCCACCGTGATCCTCACCGCGGACCAGGCCGGGCAGTGGAACGTCGAAGTCAGCACCGGCAAGAAGCGCGTGCTGCGGCCCACCCCCGTGTCCACCTCCGCCGTGGCGCAAGCCGCGAAATCCCTGCACGAAGAGGTCGCGGCCGCCGTCGAACCACTGCTGGAAGCCGCCCGGGAACAGCAGCGGGAGCGCGTCGAACAGCTCGAACGACAGCTCGCCGAGGCGCAGCGGATGCTGCACGAACTCACCGAATGA